The window ATCGTTCAACTGCTCGCCCAGGAGTCGGGACAGATCGACGTTTCCGACGTCGCCAACGAGATCGCCGCCACGGAGTCGGACACGACTCCGGTTCCGAACAACCTCTACAAGAGCGTCTACGTCTCGCTCCAGCAGACACATCTGCCGCAACTCGAGGAGGACGCAGTGATCGAATACGATTCGGACACCAAGACGATCCACCCCGGGCCGAACTTCGACGACGTGCTCACGTACGTCGACGGCCACGACGACGATCCCTCCCGCGTCCTCCAGCTCCACGTCGTCGCCTGCGTCGTCGGCCTGGGTATCATCGCGCTCTCGGGGCTGGAACTGCCGATGCTCTCGAGCCTGGATCCCGTACTCTGGAGCGTCGTAGTACTGCTTGCGATCGGTGCGAGCAGTCTGTACCGCTTGCTCGAGTGAGTGCCGATTTGGTTTATCGGTCCACCGAACAGTAGCAGCGTCGTGCTGCCCGTCGCTCCGACTCGGATCGTTTCCCGTGACGTCTGGCGTGACTCGCGGATCCGTCGGTTTTTATCGACCCTGTCATACGGGTTACTGGACGCCAGTTCCGGCGCAACCGCCGCGCGGGTCGCAGTTGCGTCGGTACATCGGGACAGCAATCCGTGTCAGTAGCGACCGACGTCCGATCCGCTCACCGGATCGGTGCGAGTGCCTGAATAAAAAAGAACGGACCGATCAGCCGGCGAGAGCGCCGATCGCGGCTCCCGGTTCGGTTACTGCTTCGTCCTCGTCGAGGTCGTCACCGTCCTCGACGAAGAGATAGATGTCCGCCTGTTCGACCACGATGCTGATCTGCTCGTCGGTATCGTGTTCGTCGTCTTCCTCGAGGCCGTCGTCCTCGTTCATGTCGTCTTCGTCATCGAGGCCATCATCGTCGTCGAGCCCATCCTCATCCTCGAGGCCGTCTTCCCCGTTGACCGGCTCGCCAACGGCGTCGGGTTCTTCGACGTACACGAAGATCGTCGCCTGTTCGAAGATGACGTCGAGTTGTTCGTCCTCGAGGCCGTCGGTTTCCTCGAATTCCTCGCCGTCCTCGTCGTTCAGTTCGTCGTCATCGAGGCTGTCGTCTTCATCGTCGAGGCCGTCGTCCTCGTTCATGTCGTCCTCGTCATCGAGGCCGTCGTCTTCATCGTCGAGTCCGTCTTCCTCGTCGACTGGCTCCTCAGTCGCTCCTTCGTCGTCGATATCCTCGGCGTCGACGACGATGAAGATCGTCGCGCTATCGACGGACACCCCGACGCTATCGTCCTGCTGAGCGGCGGTTCCGTCGCCGTCCTCGAGTAGTTCGGCACCTTCGAGCACCGCGAAGACGGTGGCGTCGCTGACAGTTACTTCGGTGTCAGTGTCGTCCTCGACGTCTTCGGGTTCTTCTTCGTCGATTTCGTCGGGTTCGTCGTCTTCGAGCTCATCCGATTCATCGTCTTCGATCCCGTCCGATTCGTCATCCTCGGCGTCTTCGGGCTCTTCTTCGTCGATTTGGTCCGACTCGTCGTCCTGGACGTCATCTAGGCCATCGATATCGCCGTTGAGCGCCGTCACGGTAGCCTGTTCGATCGATACGTCGAGTCCGCCCTCGGTAACCTCGAGTCCGGTCTCGTCCTCGAGTTCGTCCTCGACTGCGCCGTTCATTCCGTCGTCATTCGACTCGTCGTTCGTGTCGAGTTCGTCGTCATCCAACTCGTCGTCGTGCATCTCGTCGTCATCCAACTCGTCGTCATCGTTGAGTTCGTCATCATCGTCGCTCTCGTCCTCGTCGTCGAGACCATCGTTATCATCGACACCGTCGGTATCGTCCTCGAGGTCGCCGTCGTCGGCGTCGTCGAGTCCGTCGTCGGCGTCGATGTCGTTTACGTCGTCGACCGGCATCCCGTCGCCGTGGTCGACGTACGTGAATATCGTCGCCTGTTCGATGACGACGTCGATCGCGATCTCTTCGGGAATCTCGTCGACGTCCTCTTCAGGCTCCTCGTCGATGTCCTCATCCGGTTCGTCGACCGGTTCGTCATCGAGTTCGTCTTCGGGTTCCTCGTCTAGTTCGTCTTCATCGTCGAGGTCTTCGTCGGGCGCTTCGTCGACGGCTTCGACGGTAACGTCACCGTCGTCAGTCACCGCCTCACCATCCGGCGTCAGGTACGGGATGTCCGCTTCACCCGGCTCCAGATCCTCGTTTCCGAGGAAGTCGTACTGCTGGTTGTCGTTCGTGTCACGGTGCGGCATCGCGAACAGCGTCTCGGACTCCTCGAGCGGTTCGTCGAGCGTGATCTCGATGTTCTCGTGGGTCCCCGCCTCGAGGTACTCCGACACGCCGATGACGCTGTCGAACGGCGCGTCGGGGTCGTCGAGCAGGAGGCGACTGTCGTGGATCACCACGAAGCCGCCGTTCGCCATCGTCACTTCGTCGACGACGACCGTGTCGCCGTCAGTAGCCTGATCCTCGAAGGTTACGTACGCGCCTTGTTGGCCGTCGTCTTCAGGTTCGTCCGGTTCGAGTTCTACCTCCTCCTCATCGTCGTCATCGTTTTCCTCTTCGTCTTCGTCTTGTGTTTGTACAGCCTCTTCTCCTGCGTCGACGTCGGTATCGTGCTCGTCGACTGCTGCCGGTGCGCCGGCACCGGCTGCGGCGACCATCGCCCCGCTCGAGCACACCATCATCAACGCGGTGAGTACTACGAGCGCCTGGTTGCGTGCGTTCATGTTAACTGCCGTAAAGGCATGCGAAGGTCGTCGTATCGCTGCATAAACCGCTACAACGCTTTCGGGTGGAAACACCGGACTAGGCCGACCAAGCTGACGTTCGCGGGCTCCCACCGCGTCCGTTCGATTCGGAAACCCGGTGTTTTGTCGCCGACTCGGGTCCTAACTATTCGTTTTGCGGCTGTTCGCGGGACTTCGAGGCAGTGGGTTCGTGGTCCGGTAAACAGACGAGATTCTCCCTGCCCAGCCGAAGCTTCGTGACCTTGCCTTCCTCCTCGAGTTCGGCCAGTAAACGGCTGACTTTCGCCTTCGACCAGTCGACGGAGTCGACGATCCGTGAT of the Halobiforma lacisalsi AJ5 genome contains:
- a CDS encoding DUF7282 domain-containing protein, whose protein sequence is MNARNQALVVLTALMMVCSSGAMVAAAGAGAPAAVDEHDTDVDAGEEAVQTQDEDEEENDDDDEEEVELEPDEPEDDGQQGAYVTFEDQATDGDTVVVDEVTMANGGFVVIHDSRLLLDDPDAPFDSVIGVSEYLEAGTHENIEITLDEPLEESETLFAMPHRDTNDNQQYDFLGNEDLEPGEADIPYLTPDGEAVTDDGDVTVEAVDEAPDEDLDDEDELDEEPEDELDDEPVDEPDEDIDEEPEEDVDEIPEEIAIDVVIEQATIFTYVDHGDGMPVDDVNDIDADDGLDDADDGDLEDDTDGVDDNDGLDDEDESDDDDELNDDDELDDDEMHDDELDDDELDTNDESNDDGMNGAVEDELEDETGLEVTEGGLDVSIEQATVTALNGDIDGLDDVQDDESDQIDEEEPEDAEDDESDGIEDDESDELEDDEPDEIDEEEPEDVEDDTDTEVTVSDATVFAVLEGAELLEDGDGTAAQQDDSVGVSVDSATIFIVVDAEDIDDEGATEEPVDEEDGLDDEDDGLDDEDDMNEDDGLDDEDDSLDDDELNDEDGEEFEETDGLEDEQLDVIFEQATIFVYVEEPDAVGEPVNGEDGLEDEDGLDDDDGLDDEDDMNEDDGLEEDDEHDTDEQISIVVEQADIYLFVEDGDDLDEDEAVTEPGAAIGALAG
- a CDS encoding DUF7344 domain-containing protein yields the protein MSVQTSRSGPLAESEVFHILGNDRRRAIVQLLAQESGQIDVSDVANEIAATESDTTPVPNNLYKSVYVSLQQTHLPQLEEDAVIEYDSDTKTIHPGPNFDDVLTYVDGHDDDPSRVLQLHVVACVVGLGIIALSGLELPMLSSLDPVLWSVVVLLAIGASSLYRLLE